The following DNA comes from Thermococcus celericrescens.
TCTTGTTACACAGGTTTGGGGAATTATCCGGAAGCTTCGGAGAATAATGTGACTCACGGTTCTTTAATGCAGGAGATTATGGTCGTTGCGTCACTCAAAAACCTTAAATTCTTCGGAGGGCCAACCTCCTATCCCGAGTGGTGAGATGAACCTGCTCAGGAGGTACAGGCTTCTCTTCGTCCTCATGAACACGGGCTTCATCGGGAACCTCACGGTCATCTACTACCTCTCGAAGGGCATCACCTACGGCCAGATCGGTCTCGTGAGCGCAATCTCGGCGCTGGGCTTCTTTCTCTTTGAGGTTCCGGCCGGTGTGGTGGCCGACAAGGTGAGCAGAAAGACCAGCGTGCTGATTGGAATGGGGCTTTTCTCCCTTGGCACGGTCATCCTCATCTTTCTCAGGAACTTCCCCATGCTCATAGCTTACGCCGTCGTCTCTTCCCTCGGGGCCACTTTCGTGAGCGGAAGCCTTCAGGCATGACTCTTCGACAACCTCAAGCATCCAGGCATGGAGGAGCGGTACCGTGAGGTCATGAAGGACGTTAAAACCCTGACGCTGCTTTCTTCCGCGTTTTCGATTCCCATCGGCGCTTTCTTGGCCCAGTTCTACGCCTTTACCCTGCCCCTCGTCATGACGCTACTGATGGAACTCGGTGCCTTAGTGACGGTGCTATCAATACCCGAGTACGAGTTCAAGAGGCCCGAGGTTTCTTACCACATTCACGTTCTCCATTCCACCAGGGAGCTCCTCAGAAATGACCTTCTTCCGCTGATTCTCGTATCAATCGCTGTGAGCATGTCAATCAACCAGTTCCACAAGTTCTTTGAGCCCTACCTCGGTGAAATACTCGCGAGAGACCTTGGGACGACCCTCATGAACACCCTCGGACTGCTCGGCATCGTTGAGGTCCTGATTAAAACCCTCCCCCGGCTCATCGGGATTAGACTGGGGAAGAAGTGGGCGTGAGGGCCTACGAAGCCGCGCCCCTCGCGATTCCAGTTTTCACAGCCCTCTCGGTGCTCTTCCAGAACCCGCTTTTTGTTGTCCTGCTCGGGGTTCTCGCGACTATCGTTAACACGGCCTTTGGCTTCAACGTCTCCGTCGAGTTCCAGCACAGGATACCGACTGAAAAAAGGGCGACGGTTCTGTCCCTCGACATGATGTTCTCCGCGATGGTCATGGCGGTTTTCTACCACGGTCTACGGGTTTGCTATGGATAGGCTCAGCCTGAGCGAAGCGAGACTGCTCTTCGCTGTAATCCTTTTCGGCATCGGCGCGGCTTTCAAGCTGGCCAGCGTCGACCCCCTGAGGGAGCCACTGGAGCTGAGGCATCTGGCGGAAGAACCCTGATCTATCATTCCGACAGAATGAAACTGGGACCCCAAAAGGGGATACGAACTAAAATGTAGGTTGTGAAAAGAAAAGTGGAGAAATCACTTCGTCGCCCTCGTTATGCCGACGTCCTCCACGAGGACGTAGGGCGTTGAGACCGGCGTGTCAACTTCCCACCAGTGGATGTGGTAGCTCTCCTTGCCGAGGGCCTTGATTCCTTCAAGGATCCTCTGGAAGTTGTCGCTCACGCGGATGTTCCTTATCGGCTTCAGCTCGCCGTTCTCGACGAGGAATATTCCGTCGCGCGGTATCGTGGAGAAGTCGCCGGCGACGTAGTTCTGGAAGCGAGTGTACCAGACGTTGGTGATGTAGATTCCCCTCTTAACCTCGCTGAACAGCTCCTCTCTGGTGTAGTCGCCCGGCTCAAGGACGATGTTCCATGTATGGGGCATTATAAGGCCCGCATTGGCGGTAGTTTCCGTTCCGTACTTCTTCGCCATGCTCGTGTTGAGCAGGAATGTCTTGAAGGTTCCTCCCTCGATGATGGTCGTTTCCCTCGTAGGCACTCCTTCGTCATCGAACTTCCTGCTTCCGTAGCCGTTGGGCATGTTTCCGACGTCTTTAATGGTGACTATTTCGCTCGCCACCCTCTGGCCGAGCTTGTTCACCAGGAAGGAAAAGCCAGCCTCCGCGGCGTAAGCCGAGGTCATGAAGCTCATGTAGCTCAACAGGTTGGCGAAGGCGAGGGGGTCGAAGATGACGTCAAACCTCCCCTCCGGTCCCTGCTCCGGGTTCTGGGCGAGCTTTGCAATCTCACCGGCATTCCTTCCGGCGCTCTCGGGATCGAACTTCTTGAGAACGCGAACCGAGTTCGTTCCGTGACCGCTCTCAAGGTCTCCGATGAATGCCCTAACGCTTATCTCTATCCCCGTTCCCTCGTCGAAGGCTTCAACTCCGTTGCTCGTGGTCAGGTAAAGCCTGGTGTGGTCGGTGTAGAGAACACCGGCGACGCGTTTGGCGCCTTCCTCAAGGGCCGCATTGATTGCCCTCTCAACGTACTCGTTCGGCTCGTCCAGCTCGACTATGGCCCTATCGAAGGTCTCCGGAATATCTCTGTACTCGAAGGGCCCCTCGGCAATGCCGTAGTAGTCCTCCTTGGGGGCCATGCCCTTCATGTTGCTCAGGAGCGTTTTCAAGGTTCTCTCTATGTTATCCTCGCTCAGCTCGGTGATGCTCGTTCCAGCAACGCGCTTCTCAAGCTCAACGAACAGCTCCACCTTTCTCTCGTGCCAGTTCTTCGCTACCGTTATCTCGTTGTTGGCGAAGCGAACCTGTCTGCGGTTGGTCTCATAACCCAGAACCACGACGTCACCGAAGCCCAGCTCTTTGGCCTTTTTAAGGATGAACTCATTAACGTCGAACATCTCCACCACCTCAGTATCTCAGCGGTATATCCCTGAGCCTCGCATGCGCTCCACCCATCCAGACGGGGACACCCTGTCCCGGTTCACCCTTTCCGCAAGTTCCGGGAACATCTCGACATCCTTTCCAACGGCATCGACGCTGCTCCACAGGGCCCTGGTGGTTATCTCAAGGATCGGCCTCTTGACCGGGTGCTTGATCTCGCCGTTTTCGATGAGGTAGGCCTCCCTGCCGATGTACCTCTGCTGGTAACGCCTGTCGTCGATGTTCCACTCGTTGAACGAGACCATGTAAACGCCGAGCTTGATGTCCTCAATCAGCTCCTCGAATGAGTAATCCCCTGGAGCCAAGTATGTGTTGGCCATCCTTACTATCGGCTCGCGGTTGTAGTTTATCGCCCTCGCCGAGGCGTTGGAACGCTGACCGAGCTTGTAGGCATATTCCCTGTTGGTGAGGAACTCCGTGATTATTCCGTCCTTAATAAGGTAGCGCGGCCGTGCCTTCACGCCCTCGTCGTCGTAGAGGTAGAAGCCCCAGCTGTTCGGCAGAGTCGGGTCCTCTATGACTGTAACGATCTCGCTTCCAATCCTCTCGCCGAGCATGTCCGGCTTGACGAAGCTCTCTCCAGCCTGAGCAGCTTCCCTGCCAAAAATCCTGTCCGACTCGTAGGGATGCCCCACACTCTCGTGGACGGCTATGCCGGCCACCTCTGGGCTTATGACCAGGTCAACCTTACCTTCGGGTGCCTTCTGACCTTCATAAATCAGCTTCTTGAGGGCCTGAACGTCCTTCACCGCCCAGTTCCACGGCTCGTCCCTCTCGATGAGCTCCAATCCCCCAGAGAATGCCCTCTGGACGAAGGGAGCCTGCTCCATCTGGCCGTTCTCGAAGACAACGAGGTTGTACATCACCGAGACCCTTGGAATGACGCTCTCGATGAATGCACCATCGCTGTTGGCTATTATCTTGTGCCACACCTGATCAGAATAGCCGAGGTAGCGCATGGGCACGTTTACTCCTGTTGCCGTTACCTCCTCCTCGACCTTCCTAAGGAGCTCCATCTTCTCCTCCGGGGAAACGTCCCTGAAGTCCTTGCGCATCTTGACCTCATAGTAGACCTCGTGGAAGTCCTCCTCGGAAAAACGAATCGGCTCATTTCTCACCTTGGAGGCCGCTTTGGCCAGCTTGACGGCCTTCTTGACGGCTTCACTCACACTCTCCTTCGTAAGGACATTGGTGCTTGCGAAGCCCATTCCTCCATCCACGAGAACCCTGATACCCATTCCCCGCTCAGCCAGAAACTCCAGCCCTTCGGGGTTGCCGTTCTTCATTGCCAGAGAAGTGCCGTTCTTCTCCTCGAACCTCGCCTCCGCGTAGGAAGCGCCGAGTTCGAGGGCCTTCTCAACCGCGAACTCTACGAGTTCATGCATGCACATCACCTCAGTTTACTGCATAGAATAGTGCGTCCGGAAGTATAAAAGTCTTTCCGTTAAGATGGTGGTCGAAAAAAGACTTTAATCGCAGGGCTTCCAATGCCTTGTGGAGCTAAAACAAGGGAGGGTTGTGATGGATTACGTTAAGCGCTTCTACCTCGCCGGGTTCTTTTACCTGGCCCTTTATACTGGCTTTTACCAGGTCTACCTCCAGAGTTTGGGTCTGTCCAAAGGACAGATTGGCCTGCTGATGGGAATCATGCTTTTTCTCGTGGCTTTTCTCGAAGTTCCAACCGGAGTTGTGGCGGACAAGGTTTCAAAGAAGACGAGCGTCCTGATGGCGAGGACTCTCTCCCTTCTGTTTCTTTTCCTGCTCTACTCGGCAGATTCTTTCGCTGACCTTCTTCTCGCTACCATTATAAGCGCGCTTTCAACGGCCCTTGCCACAGGCGCCGAGACTGGCTGGCTCTATGAGCTGCTGAAAGAGGACGGAAGGACAGATGAGTATCCAAAGGCTTACGGTAGATTAAGGGCATTTGAGACAGTCGGGGGTTTTGCCGGGACCCTTGCGGGGGGTGTTATAGCGGACGTATACGGCATGAGGCTGCCCATAATCCTGAGTGCGCCCTTTATACTGGCCTCGCTCCTGGTACTCGCCACTATCCCAAAGGATACTGCGAGAAGTGGCCTTTCGTACGGTCATCACCTGCTTGAGAGCCTGAGGTTCGTCTGGAACTCCCGAGATGTCCGGTGGCTTTTTATCTACGCGAACATCATGGGTCTACCCCTGACCCTTTTTACCGCCTTCATGCAGCTCTACTTCTACGGGTTTCTGGCGTCGGTTCTGGCGGTTTCATGGGTTATGGCACTTTACATGGCCATCAGCAGTGCCTCGTGGTATTTTGACGCGGGTGATAGCACAAGAAAACGAATCTACTCCTATGCGGGAATCGTCATTCCTCTGCTGTCGTTTCTCGCCGGGCTGAACGGCTGGCTGGGCTTTGCCACGCTGGTTCTCGGAACCTTTATATTCTCACAGGCGTTTAAGGAGTGGCAGGGAAGGTTTCAGAGTGCAATTCCTGATGAGAAGAGGGCTACCATTGGTTCCCTCTATTCCCTCATGGCCGCGGTTGCCAACGGGGTTCTCAATGTTATCATTGGCTGGCTCTTTGATTATGTCGGGATAATGAGGGGAATCCTTCTCGCGTCGGCATTATTTTTGGGACTGGGGATTCTGGCTTTTATAAAGCAATGCAAAGGA
Coding sequences within:
- a CDS encoding MFS transporter encodes the protein MNLLRRYRLLFVLMNTGFIGNLTVIYYLSKGITYGQIGLVSAISALGFFLFEVPAGVVADKVSRKTSVLIGMGLFSLGTVILIFLRNFPMLIAYAVVSSLGATFVSGSLQA
- a CDS encoding TldD/PmbA family protein; its protein translation is MFDVNEFILKKAKELGFGDVVVLGYETNRRQVRFANNEITVAKNWHERKVELFVELEKRVAGTSITELSEDNIERTLKTLLSNMKGMAPKEDYYGIAEGPFEYRDIPETFDRAIVELDEPNEYVERAINAALEEGAKRVAGVLYTDHTRLYLTTSNGVEAFDEGTGIEISVRAFIGDLESGHGTNSVRVLKKFDPESAGRNAGEIAKLAQNPEQGPEGRFDVIFDPLAFANLLSYMSFMTSAYAAEAGFSFLVNKLGQRVASEIVTIKDVGNMPNGYGSRKFDDEGVPTRETTIIEGGTFKTFLLNTSMAKKYGTETTANAGLIMPHTWNIVLEPGDYTREELFSEVKRGIYITNVWYTRFQNYVAGDFSTIPRDGIFLVENGELKPIRNIRVSDNFQRILEGIKALGKESYHIHWWEVDTPVSTPYVLVEDVGITRATK
- a CDS encoding TldD/PmbA family protein — translated: MHELVEFAVEKALELGASYAEARFEEKNGTSLAMKNGNPEGLEFLAERGMGIRVLVDGGMGFASTNVLTKESVSEAVKKAVKLAKAASKVRNEPIRFSEEDFHEVYYEVKMRKDFRDVSPEEKMELLRKVEEEVTATGVNVPMRYLGYSDQVWHKIIANSDGAFIESVIPRVSVMYNLVVFENGQMEQAPFVQRAFSGGLELIERDEPWNWAVKDVQALKKLIYEGQKAPEGKVDLVISPEVAGIAVHESVGHPYESDRIFGREAAQAGESFVKPDMLGERIGSEIVTVIEDPTLPNSWGFYLYDDEGVKARPRYLIKDGIITEFLTNREYAYKLGQRSNASARAINYNREPIVRMANTYLAPGDYSFEELIEDIKLGVYMVSFNEWNIDDRRYQQRYIGREAYLIENGEIKHPVKRPILEITTRALWSSVDAVGKDVEMFPELAERVNRDRVSPSGWVERMRGSGIYR
- a CDS encoding MFS transporter — translated: MDYVKRFYLAGFFYLALYTGFYQVYLQSLGLSKGQIGLLMGIMLFLVAFLEVPTGVVADKVSKKTSVLMARTLSLLFLFLLYSADSFADLLLATIISALSTALATGAETGWLYELLKEDGRTDEYPKAYGRLRAFETVGGFAGTLAGGVIADVYGMRLPIILSAPFILASLLVLATIPKDTARSGLSYGHHLLESLRFVWNSRDVRWLFIYANIMGLPLTLFTAFMQLYFYGFLASVLAVSWVMALYMAISSASWYFDAGDSTRKRIYSYAGIVIPLLSFLAGLNGWLGFATLVLGTFIFSQAFKEWQGRFQSAIPDEKRATIGSLYSLMAAVANGVLNVIIGWLFDYVGIMRGILLASALFLGLGILAFIKQCKGFTEL